A genome region from Pirellulales bacterium includes the following:
- a CDS encoding glucosidase yields MQAVPPTTEHARLREADSGAANWRLWGPYLSERQWGTVREDYSAQGTSWDYLPHDHARSRAYRWGEDGLAGICDDQGRLCLSLALWNGRDPILKERLFGLTNGEGNHGEDVKELYYYLDATPTHSYLKLLYKYPQAEFPYARLVDENRRRGKHEPEFELLDTGLFDDDRYFDVFVEYAKAGPEDLLMQITIHNRGPEAATLHVLPQLYFRNTWSWKRTAAARPCLKAVAGDRLVVQHRRLGDYQLYAPGALELIFCENETNSRRLFCADAAGGPFKDGFHEYLVEGQRDAVNPARHGTKAAARYELYVPAGGEHIIRVQLAGTAKAAADDFKGVFDQRRREADEFYAHLQADVADPDARRIQRQALAGMIWSKQFFYFDVREWLQGDPAQPAPPQQRRHGRNSEWGHLNNADIISMPDKWEYPWYAAWDLAFHCIPLAMVDAEFAKQQLVLLTREWYMHPNGQLPAYEWAFGDVNPPVHAWATWRVFQMDRKQRGDCGDLEFLERVLHKLMLNFTWWVNRKDAQGRNVFQGGFLGLDNIGVFDRSAPLPTGGQINQSDGTAWMAMYSLNLMRIALELALHNRVYEDIATKFFEHFLHIAEAMTSECGQGHGLWDDTDQFYYDKLVLPDGEQVTLRVRSLVGLIPLCAVETIEPELLDRLPGFKRRLHWLLKHRPEQASLVSRWEEPGLGERRLLSLLRGSRMKKLLRRMLDETEFLSDYGVRAISRRHLDQPYVFQCGDVRLDVRYQPAESDSGLFGGNSNWRGPIWFPINYLLIESLQKFHHYYGDDFQIECPTGSGQHLTIEGVAAELSRRLTRIFRRGDDGTRPVLGQHAKLQHDPHFRDYLLFYEYFDGDNGRGVGAAHQTGWTGLIAKLLHPRRPAEPSAVAHAGNETVKQLQATEASS; encoded by the coding sequence ATGCAGGCCGTTCCGCCCACCACCGAACATGCTCGCCTGCGCGAGGCCGATTCCGGCGCCGCCAACTGGCGCCTGTGGGGACCGTATCTCTCCGAACGGCAATGGGGAACCGTCCGCGAAGACTACAGCGCGCAAGGCACGAGCTGGGATTACCTGCCGCACGATCATGCGCGCAGCCGAGCCTATCGTTGGGGCGAGGATGGTCTCGCCGGGATTTGCGACGACCAAGGCCGGCTGTGCCTGTCACTGGCCCTCTGGAACGGTCGCGATCCGATCCTGAAAGAACGCCTGTTCGGCTTGACGAATGGCGAAGGCAATCACGGCGAGGACGTAAAAGAGCTCTACTATTATCTCGACGCCACGCCGACTCATTCGTATTTGAAACTGCTGTACAAGTACCCGCAGGCCGAATTTCCCTACGCTCGATTGGTCGACGAGAACCGTCGCCGCGGCAAGCATGAACCCGAGTTCGAACTCCTCGACACCGGTCTGTTTGACGACGATCGTTACTTCGACGTGTTCGTCGAGTACGCGAAGGCCGGCCCCGAAGATCTGTTGATGCAGATCACGATCCACAATCGCGGGCCCGAGGCGGCCACGCTGCACGTGCTGCCGCAACTGTATTTCCGCAACACCTGGTCTTGGAAGCGTACGGCCGCGGCACGGCCGTGTCTCAAGGCAGTCGCGGGCGATCGCCTGGTCGTTCAGCATCGGCGGCTGGGGGACTACCAGCTTTATGCCCCGGGGGCCCTGGAACTGATCTTCTGCGAAAACGAGACGAACTCGCGCCGGCTGTTCTGCGCCGATGCCGCCGGCGGCCCTTTCAAGGATGGTTTCCACGAATACCTGGTGGAGGGCCAGCGTGACGCCGTTAATCCGGCGCGTCACGGTACCAAGGCAGCTGCTCGCTACGAGCTGTACGTACCTGCCGGCGGTGAGCATATCATTCGCGTGCAGTTGGCAGGTACGGCGAAAGCAGCAGCCGACGATTTCAAGGGCGTGTTCGACCAGCGCCGGCGCGAGGCGGACGAATTCTATGCGCATTTGCAGGCGGATGTCGCCGACCCCGATGCGCGTCGCATCCAGCGTCAGGCCCTCGCTGGCATGATCTGGAGCAAACAGTTTTTCTATTTCGATGTGCGCGAGTGGCTCCAGGGCGATCCCGCGCAACCGGCGCCACCGCAGCAGCGCCGCCACGGCCGCAACTCGGAGTGGGGTCATCTGAACAACGCCGACATCATTTCCATGCCCGACAAGTGGGAGTATCCCTGGTATGCCGCCTGGGACCTGGCGTTTCACTGCATCCCGCTGGCGATGGTCGATGCCGAGTTTGCCAAACAGCAACTCGTACTACTCACGCGCGAATGGTACATGCACCCCAACGGGCAGTTGCCGGCCTACGAATGGGCGTTCGGCGACGTCAACCCGCCGGTCCATGCCTGGGCCACGTGGCGCGTGTTCCAGATGGACCGCAAGCAGCGCGGCGATTGCGGCGACTTGGAATTCCTGGAACGCGTGCTCCACAAGCTGATGCTGAACTTCACGTGGTGGGTCAACCGCAAGGACGCGCAAGGCCGCAACGTCTTTCAGGGTGGCTTCCTCGGGCTGGACAACATCGGCGTCTTCGATCGCAGTGCGCCGCTGCCCACGGGCGGACAGATCAATCAATCGGACGGCACCGCCTGGATGGCCATGTACTCGCTGAACCTGATGCGCATCGCCTTGGAGCTTGCGCTGCACAATCGAGTCTACGAGGACATCGCGACCAAGTTCTTCGAACATTTTTTGCACATTGCCGAGGCCATGACGAGCGAGTGCGGCCAAGGGCACGGATTGTGGGACGATACAGACCAGTTCTACTACGACAAATTGGTCCTGCCCGACGGAGAGCAAGTCACCCTCCGCGTCCGCTCGCTGGTCGGGCTGATCCCGCTCTGCGCCGTGGAGACGATCGAGCCCGAGCTGCTCGATCGACTGCCGGGCTTCAAGCGGCGATTGCACTGGCTGCTCAAGCACCGGCCAGAACAGGCGTCGCTCGTTTCGCGTTGGGAGGAGCCCGGCCTGGGCGAACGACGGCTGCTCTCGCTGCTGAGGGGCAGCCGCATGAAAAAGCTGCTGCGGCGCATGCTCGACGAAACCGAGTTCCTGTCCGATTACGGCGTGCGTGCCATCTCGCGCCGGCACTTGGATCAGCCCTATGTGTTTCAATGCGGCGATGTGCGCCTGGATGTCAGGTACCAGCCGGCCGAGAGCGATTCGGGACTCTTCGGCGGCAACTCGAATTGGCGCGGGCCGATCTGGTTCCCGATCAACTACTTGCTGATCGAATCGCTGCAGAAGTTTCACCACTACTACGGCGACGACTTCCAGATCGAATGTCCCACCGGTTCAGGCCAGCATCTGACGATCGAGGGGGTGGCCGCGGAGCTGTCGCGGCGCTTGACCAGGATCTTCCGCCGCGGCGACGATGGCACGCGCCCGGTGTTGGGCCAGCACGCCAAGCTCCAGCACGACCCGCATTTCCGCGATTACCTGTTGTTCTACGAATATTTCGATGGCGACAACGGCCGCGGCGTCGGCGCGGCACATCAAACGGGCTGGACCGGCTTGATCGCCAAGCTGCTGCACCCGCGGCGACCAGCCGAACCGAGCGCGGTTGCGCACGCTGGGAACGAAACCGTCAAGCAACTTCAAGCCACTGAAGCCTCGTCATGA
- a CDS encoding serine/threonine-protein phosphatase, whose protein sequence is MSLAPDSTAANASPERDAYRLQCMEIWGGNAAAVRELKAPGLDLWLSSVPYRQATSGGDVHYVSLCGGGVITRIILADVSGHGAVVAELAKSLRDLMRANINRKSQSRLVRELNRQFVELAQWQRFATAIVATYLADRDTLTICNAGHPRPLWFRAATGLWYPVDTDLNSHAQNLTNLPWGIDETTDYPQVVLRLEPGDRVLFYTDALVEATSPAGNQLGEAGLLQLLDELAPQPTHKLVGKIEERVQGHRANQPADDDTTMLLLEHNASPPGRLSLGEKLNVYAKVFGLKRV, encoded by the coding sequence ATGAGCCTGGCGCCCGATTCCACCGCAGCGAACGCGTCGCCCGAGCGCGATGCCTATCGTCTTCAATGCATGGAGATCTGGGGTGGCAATGCCGCCGCCGTGCGAGAGCTGAAAGCACCCGGCCTCGATCTCTGGCTCAGCAGTGTGCCCTACCGGCAGGCCACCAGCGGCGGCGACGTGCACTATGTCTCGCTCTGTGGTGGCGGAGTCATCACGCGCATCATCCTGGCCGATGTTTCAGGGCACGGAGCCGTCGTCGCCGAGTTGGCCAAATCGCTGCGAGACTTGATGCGCGCGAACATCAATCGCAAGAGCCAGTCGCGATTGGTCCGCGAATTGAACCGCCAGTTTGTCGAGCTGGCACAATGGCAACGGTTCGCCACCGCCATCGTGGCTACGTACCTTGCCGACCGCGATACGCTGACGATATGCAACGCGGGGCACCCGCGGCCGCTCTGGTTTCGCGCCGCCACCGGGCTGTGGTATCCGGTCGATACCGACCTGAATTCCCACGCGCAAAACTTGACGAACCTGCCCTGGGGGATCGACGAAACGACCGACTATCCCCAAGTCGTCTTGCGGCTCGAACCGGGAGATCGCGTGCTGTTCTATACCGACGCGCTCGTCGAAGCGACGAGCCCCGCCGGGAATCAACTCGGCGAAGCGGGGCTGCTGCAACTGTTGGACGAACTCGCCCCGCAGCCGACCCACAAGCTGGTGGGAAAAATCGAGGAGCGCGTGCAGGGGCACCGCGCCAACCAACCGGCCGATGACGATACCACCATGCTCCTGTTGGAGCACAACGCATCGCCCCCCGGTCGCCTGTCACTCGGCGAAAAGCTGAACGTGTACGCCAAGGTTTTTGGGCTCAAGCGAGTGTGA
- a CDS encoding transposase, which translates to MKTLFIAKGSPWENGYVESFNSRFRDELLDRELFFEPGGCPLVRRSLAAGLQSPPAAQCVGVPNPGGVRRSDHREAAVSGRFRSEVDFVYASANFSAPAAQRFTISRFPHSRWSIDRGKASCSRNSWATTTVRGRIKVWTGTVPSIAMWPRPNSARLSASPWSADCITATPAPQRERLACVPSSFESGFMLRTSHILAKKPALCSRFIRASSDSRFAPTRNLSSKTHSSPLGWRFR; encoded by the coding sequence GTGAAGACGCTGTTCATCGCCAAGGGCAGCCCGTGGGAAAACGGCTACGTCGAGAGTTTCAACAGCCGCTTTCGCGACGAGCTGTTGGATCGTGAATTGTTTTTTGAGCCTGGCGGATGCCCGCTGGTTCGTCGATCGCTGGCGGCTGGATTACAATCACCGCCGGCCGCACAGTGCGTTGGAGTACCAAACCCCGGCGGCGTTCGCCGCTCCGACCACCGCGAGGCGGCGGTGTCCGGCCGCTTCCGCTCCGAAGTTGACTTCGTCTACGCCTCAGCCAACTTCTCCGCTCCAGCAGCCCAGCGATTTACCATCTCCAGATTCCCGCATTCACGATGGTCCATAGATCGGGGGAAGGCCAGCTGTTCTCGGAATTCTTGGGCTACTACCACGGTTCGCGGACGCATCAAGGTCTGGACGGGGACTGTCCCGAGCATCGCAATGTGGCCCCGCCCGAACTCGGCCCGGTTGTCGGCGTCCCCTTGGTCGGCGGATTGCATCACCGCTACACCCGCACCGCAGCGTGAACGCCTGGCATGCGTTCCGTCGAGTTTCGAGTCGGGGTTCATGCTGCGCACTTCGCACATTCTCGCGAAAAAACCAGCCCTCTGTTCCCGGTTCATTCGAGCAAGCAGCGACTCAAGGTTTGCCCCTACCCGAAATCTCTCCTCCAAGACCCACTCGTCACCGCTCGGATGGCGCTTTC